In one Solanum dulcamara chromosome 1, daSolDulc1.2, whole genome shotgun sequence genomic region, the following are encoded:
- the LOC129878698 gene encoding probable DEAD-box ATP-dependent RNA helicase 48 isoform X1 → MGGGPRTFPGGLSKWQWKRLHEKKARDKENRLLDQEKQLYQARIRSQIRAKLTSSGEQSNISNEQQPNYGPVSPQDHIRALADRFMKEGAEDLWNEDDGPINTPQINQQSRGISEPIDLRKLRDTGFSDVSRSYSFQKARHFSTNVRDVFAENWRTRIPACSDSWSRQSNFFMFGWRLVNTENRNVSNLNGFLNFRCYSADRRNGNRLRKLDFTRNESSKSEDKSCSEGLVVKNDERKTRWPRFRSNAEESTDEDDDEDIEVDEDEEERRSRGGIKMMSSAALGKYDMKTKKRVPLKFVEDEDDLSLHVAAIRKEVNGRSTQKNETEEEEKESILSSKRFDEYDVSPLTVKALTAAGYVQMTKVQEATLSTCLEGKDALVKARTGTGKSAAFLLPAIETVLKASRKKSDQRVPPIDVLILCPTRELASQIAAEANVLLKYHEGIGVQTLVGGTRFKDDQRRLECNPCQVYMHFICIGTFFQFMVKDEFNVNDLLPLHFEDDILRNVHMFLLNRGTTKDMRKFCQIY, encoded by the exons ATGGGCGGAGGTCCTCGCACTTTCCCCGGTGGTCTCAGCAAATGGCAATGGAAACGCCTCCACGAGAAGAAAGCCCGTGACAAGGAAAACCGACTCCTTGATCAAGAGAAACAGCTTTATCAGGCTCGAATCCGATCTCAAATCCGAGCTAAACTCACTTCTTCCGGTGAACAATCCAATATTAGCAATGAACAACAGCCTAACTATGGCCCTGTTTCACCACAAGACCATATCAGAGCTCTAGCTGATCGGTTCATGAAGGAAGGTGCTGAGGATTTGTGGAATGAAGACGACGGGCCGATTAATACTCCGCAGATAAATCAACAAAGCCGAGGTATTAGTGAGCCTATTGATTTGCGCAAATTGAGAGATACTGGTTTTAGTGATGTTTCTCGAAGTTATAGTTTTCAGAAAGCTAGACATTTTTCTACGAATGTTAGGGATGTTTTTGCGGAAAATTGGAGGACTAGAATTCCAGCTTGTTCGGATAGTTGGTCAAGACAGagcaatttttttatgtttggatGGAGGTTGGTTAATACTGAGAATAGAAATGTAAGTAATTTGAATGGTTTCTTGAATTTTAGATGCTATTCTGCGGATAGGAGAAATGGGAATAGGTTGAGGAAATTAGACTTTACTAGAAATGAGAGTTCGAAAAGTGAGGATAAGTCATGTTCAGAGGGATTGGTGGTGAAGAATGATGAGCGAAAAACAAGATGGCCAAGGTTTCGATCGAATGCTGAGGAGTCAACTGATGAAGACGATGATGAAGATATTGAGGTGGATGAGGACGAGGAGGAAAGACGGAGTAGAGGGGGTATAAAGATGATGAGTAGTGCTGCTCTTGGGAAGTATGATATGAAGACAAAGAAGAGAGTTCCATTGAAGTTTGTGGAAGATGAAGATGATTTATCACTGCATGTGGCGGCGATAAGGAAGGAGGTAAATGGGCGGAGTACGCAGAAAAATGAAACCGAAGAAGAGGAGAAGGAATCGATACTTAGCTCTAAAAG GTTTGATGAATATGATGTATCTCCTTTGACAGTCAAGGCCCTTACTGCAGCAGGTTATGTGCAAATGACTAAAGTGCAAGAGGCAACACTTTCTACTTGTCTTGAGG GAAAGGATGCTTTAGTTAAAGCAAGGACAGGCACAGGCAAAAGTGCTGCTTTTTTG CTTCCAGCCATTGAAACAGTTCTGAAGGCCTCACGTAAGAAGAGTGACCAAAGGGTCCCGCCAATAGATGTACTTATTCTCTGTCCCACGCGAGAACTTGCAAGTCAGATAGCTGCTGAAGCTAATGTGTTGTTAAAGTACCATGAAGGCATTGGTGTGCAGACACTAGTTGGAGGGACACGGTTCAAAGATGATCAGAGACGCCTAGAGTGTAATCCATGCCAGGTATATATGCATTTTATCTGTATCGGGACATTTTTCCAGTTTATGGTAAAGGATGAATTCAATGTGAATGATTTGCTTCCCTTGCACTTCGAGGATGACATATTGAGAAATGTACACATGTTTCTGTTAAACAGGGGTACAACAAAAGATATGCGTAAGTTCTGCCAAATATATTAA
- the LOC129878698 gene encoding probable DEAD-box ATP-dependent RNA helicase 48 isoform X2 — protein sequence MGGGPRTFPGGLSKWQWKRLHEKKARDKENRLLDQEKQLYQARIRSQIRAKLTSSGEQSNISNEQQPNYGPVSPQDHIRALADRFMKEGAEDLWNEDDGPINTPQINQQSRGISEPIDLRKLRDTGFSDVSRSYSFQKARHFSTNVRDVFAENWRTRIPACSDSWSRQSNFFMFGWRLVNTENRNVSNLNGFLNFRCYSADRRNGNRLRKLDFTRNESSKSEDKSCSEGLVVKNDERKTRWPRFRSNAEESTDEDDDEDIEVDEDEEERRSRGGIKMMSSAALGKYDMKTKKRVPLKFVEDEDDLSLHVAAIRKEVNGRSTQKNETEEEEKESILSSKRFDEYDVSPLTVKALTAAGYVQMTKVQEATLSTCLEGKDALVKARTGTGKSAAFLANSFQPLKQF from the exons ATGGGCGGAGGTCCTCGCACTTTCCCCGGTGGTCTCAGCAAATGGCAATGGAAACGCCTCCACGAGAAGAAAGCCCGTGACAAGGAAAACCGACTCCTTGATCAAGAGAAACAGCTTTATCAGGCTCGAATCCGATCTCAAATCCGAGCTAAACTCACTTCTTCCGGTGAACAATCCAATATTAGCAATGAACAACAGCCTAACTATGGCCCTGTTTCACCACAAGACCATATCAGAGCTCTAGCTGATCGGTTCATGAAGGAAGGTGCTGAGGATTTGTGGAATGAAGACGACGGGCCGATTAATACTCCGCAGATAAATCAACAAAGCCGAGGTATTAGTGAGCCTATTGATTTGCGCAAATTGAGAGATACTGGTTTTAGTGATGTTTCTCGAAGTTATAGTTTTCAGAAAGCTAGACATTTTTCTACGAATGTTAGGGATGTTTTTGCGGAAAATTGGAGGACTAGAATTCCAGCTTGTTCGGATAGTTGGTCAAGACAGagcaatttttttatgtttggatGGAGGTTGGTTAATACTGAGAATAGAAATGTAAGTAATTTGAATGGTTTCTTGAATTTTAGATGCTATTCTGCGGATAGGAGAAATGGGAATAGGTTGAGGAAATTAGACTTTACTAGAAATGAGAGTTCGAAAAGTGAGGATAAGTCATGTTCAGAGGGATTGGTGGTGAAGAATGATGAGCGAAAAACAAGATGGCCAAGGTTTCGATCGAATGCTGAGGAGTCAACTGATGAAGACGATGATGAAGATATTGAGGTGGATGAGGACGAGGAGGAAAGACGGAGTAGAGGGGGTATAAAGATGATGAGTAGTGCTGCTCTTGGGAAGTATGATATGAAGACAAAGAAGAGAGTTCCATTGAAGTTTGTGGAAGATGAAGATGATTTATCACTGCATGTGGCGGCGATAAGGAAGGAGGTAAATGGGCGGAGTACGCAGAAAAATGAAACCGAAGAAGAGGAGAAGGAATCGATACTTAGCTCTAAAAG GTTTGATGAATATGATGTATCTCCTTTGACAGTCAAGGCCCTTACTGCAGCAGGTTATGTGCAAATGACTAAAGTGCAAGAGGCAACACTTTCTACTTGTCTTGAGG GAAAGGATGCTTTAGTTAAAGCAAGGACAGGCACAGGCAAAAGTGCTGCTTTTTTG GCCAACAGCTTCCAGCCATTGAAACAGTTCTGA
- the LOC129878698 gene encoding probable DEAD-box ATP-dependent RNA helicase 48 isoform X3: MGGGPRTFPGGLSKWQWKRLHEKKARDKENRLLDQEKQLYQARIRSQIRAKLTSSGEQSNISNEQQPNYGPVSPQDHIRALADRFMKEGAEDLWNEDDGPINTPQINQQSRGISEPIDLRKLRDTGFSDVSRSYSFQKARHFSTNVRDVFAENWRTRIPACSDSWSRQSNFFMFGWRLVNTENRNVSNLNGFLNFRCYSADRRNGNRLRKLDFTRNESSKSEDKSCSEGLVVKNDERKTRWPRFRSNAEESTDEDDDEDIEVDEDEEERRSRGGIKMMSSAALGKYDMKTKKRVPLKFVEDEDDLSLHVAAIRKEVNGRSTQKNETEEEEKESILSSKRFDEYDVSPLTVKALTAAGYVQMTKVQEATLSTCLEGKDALVKARTGTGKSAAFLPLKQF, encoded by the exons ATGGGCGGAGGTCCTCGCACTTTCCCCGGTGGTCTCAGCAAATGGCAATGGAAACGCCTCCACGAGAAGAAAGCCCGTGACAAGGAAAACCGACTCCTTGATCAAGAGAAACAGCTTTATCAGGCTCGAATCCGATCTCAAATCCGAGCTAAACTCACTTCTTCCGGTGAACAATCCAATATTAGCAATGAACAACAGCCTAACTATGGCCCTGTTTCACCACAAGACCATATCAGAGCTCTAGCTGATCGGTTCATGAAGGAAGGTGCTGAGGATTTGTGGAATGAAGACGACGGGCCGATTAATACTCCGCAGATAAATCAACAAAGCCGAGGTATTAGTGAGCCTATTGATTTGCGCAAATTGAGAGATACTGGTTTTAGTGATGTTTCTCGAAGTTATAGTTTTCAGAAAGCTAGACATTTTTCTACGAATGTTAGGGATGTTTTTGCGGAAAATTGGAGGACTAGAATTCCAGCTTGTTCGGATAGTTGGTCAAGACAGagcaatttttttatgtttggatGGAGGTTGGTTAATACTGAGAATAGAAATGTAAGTAATTTGAATGGTTTCTTGAATTTTAGATGCTATTCTGCGGATAGGAGAAATGGGAATAGGTTGAGGAAATTAGACTTTACTAGAAATGAGAGTTCGAAAAGTGAGGATAAGTCATGTTCAGAGGGATTGGTGGTGAAGAATGATGAGCGAAAAACAAGATGGCCAAGGTTTCGATCGAATGCTGAGGAGTCAACTGATGAAGACGATGATGAAGATATTGAGGTGGATGAGGACGAGGAGGAAAGACGGAGTAGAGGGGGTATAAAGATGATGAGTAGTGCTGCTCTTGGGAAGTATGATATGAAGACAAAGAAGAGAGTTCCATTGAAGTTTGTGGAAGATGAAGATGATTTATCACTGCATGTGGCGGCGATAAGGAAGGAGGTAAATGGGCGGAGTACGCAGAAAAATGAAACCGAAGAAGAGGAGAAGGAATCGATACTTAGCTCTAAAAG GTTTGATGAATATGATGTATCTCCTTTGACAGTCAAGGCCCTTACTGCAGCAGGTTATGTGCAAATGACTAAAGTGCAAGAGGCAACACTTTCTACTTGTCTTGAGG GAAAGGATGCTTTAGTTAAAGCAAGGACAGGCACAGGCAAAAGTGCTGCTTTTTTG CCATTGAAACAGTTCTGA
- the LOC129878698 gene encoding probable DEAD-box ATP-dependent RNA helicase 48 isoform X4 → MGGGPRTFPGGLSKWQWKRLHEKKARDKENRLLDQEKQLYQARIRSQIRAKLTSSGEQSNISNEQQPNYGPVSPQDHIRALADRFMKEGAEDLWNEDDGPINTPQINQQSRGISEPIDLRKLRDTGFSDVSRSYSFQKARHFSTNVRDVFAENWRTRIPACSDSWSRQSNFFMFGWRLVNTENRNVSNLNGFLNFRCYSADRRNGNRLRKLDFTRNESSKSEDKSCSEGLVVKNDERKTRWPRFRSNAEESTDEDDDEDIEVDEDEEERRSRGGIKMMSSAALGKYDMKTKKRVPLKFVEDEDDLSLHVAAIRKEVNGRSTQKNETEEEEKESILSSKRFDEYDVSPLTVKALTAAGYVQMTKVQEATLSTCLEGKDALVKARTGTGKSAAFLF, encoded by the exons ATGGGCGGAGGTCCTCGCACTTTCCCCGGTGGTCTCAGCAAATGGCAATGGAAACGCCTCCACGAGAAGAAAGCCCGTGACAAGGAAAACCGACTCCTTGATCAAGAGAAACAGCTTTATCAGGCTCGAATCCGATCTCAAATCCGAGCTAAACTCACTTCTTCCGGTGAACAATCCAATATTAGCAATGAACAACAGCCTAACTATGGCCCTGTTTCACCACAAGACCATATCAGAGCTCTAGCTGATCGGTTCATGAAGGAAGGTGCTGAGGATTTGTGGAATGAAGACGACGGGCCGATTAATACTCCGCAGATAAATCAACAAAGCCGAGGTATTAGTGAGCCTATTGATTTGCGCAAATTGAGAGATACTGGTTTTAGTGATGTTTCTCGAAGTTATAGTTTTCAGAAAGCTAGACATTTTTCTACGAATGTTAGGGATGTTTTTGCGGAAAATTGGAGGACTAGAATTCCAGCTTGTTCGGATAGTTGGTCAAGACAGagcaatttttttatgtttggatGGAGGTTGGTTAATACTGAGAATAGAAATGTAAGTAATTTGAATGGTTTCTTGAATTTTAGATGCTATTCTGCGGATAGGAGAAATGGGAATAGGTTGAGGAAATTAGACTTTACTAGAAATGAGAGTTCGAAAAGTGAGGATAAGTCATGTTCAGAGGGATTGGTGGTGAAGAATGATGAGCGAAAAACAAGATGGCCAAGGTTTCGATCGAATGCTGAGGAGTCAACTGATGAAGACGATGATGAAGATATTGAGGTGGATGAGGACGAGGAGGAAAGACGGAGTAGAGGGGGTATAAAGATGATGAGTAGTGCTGCTCTTGGGAAGTATGATATGAAGACAAAGAAGAGAGTTCCATTGAAGTTTGTGGAAGATGAAGATGATTTATCACTGCATGTGGCGGCGATAAGGAAGGAGGTAAATGGGCGGAGTACGCAGAAAAATGAAACCGAAGAAGAGGAGAAGGAATCGATACTTAGCTCTAAAAG GTTTGATGAATATGATGTATCTCCTTTGACAGTCAAGGCCCTTACTGCAGCAGGTTATGTGCAAATGACTAAAGTGCAAGAGGCAACACTTTCTACTTGTCTTGAGG GAAAGGATGCTTTAGTTAAAGCAAGGACAGGCACAGGCAAAAGTGCTGCTTTTTTG TTCTGA